From the Labeo rohita strain BAU-BD-2019 chromosome 21, IGBB_LRoh.1.0, whole genome shotgun sequence genome, the window TTATTTTAGAGAGTCTGGCAGTCGACAACACACACCTCCATGACTCCAGCCACCTCCATGAGTGGAATGAGCTCGGCCTGCACACAGTAAGTCAATCTACGGGTCAGCTCTGAGAGAAGAGCCTTGTAGGCCCAAAACTCCTCCAGCTCCTGAAATGAACAGACAAATCTCATAGTATCCATTAATGACTGTAAGATATGAACAGATGCAGATGCCTGGATGTGCCCTAACCTCTGTGAAGTGCAGCACAGAGGAGCCAAATGCGGAAGCGGAGCTGAGAAGACTCTGTACAAAGCCTCTGGTCAGTTGAAATTTATCAGACACGTTCCACAAGTTTGTCTCCTTCAGTAGGGAGTACAGCACCAGAGCTAGATACAACCTATTTACTACCACAATGTCCACAGACTGAGACACAGGTAAGagaaacaggaacaaaaaccaTCATTGTGAAATCCAGTTCAGATAATAAttcactttaaaggagaagtccacttccagaacaacaattcacaaataatttactcatccccttgtcatgtctttctgtcttcagtcgtgaagaaattatggtttttgaggaaagcatttcagggtttttctccatataatgaacttcattggtgcctcgattttgaacttccaaaatgtagtttaaatgcagcttcaaagggctctaaacgatcccagccgaggaagaagggtcttatctagcgaaatgaagtaatttttttctgaaaataaaaatttgtatactttttaagcacaaaagcttgtgtagcacaggctctgggatgtgcgtttaCAACGCTACGTGCTATTGAATCACTTAGAAAGGTCATGCAgaacgtaggtggaactacagacccagtgtttacaaagtgaacgcgcaaagactaagaaagtgcaagtaagtcaaacactgtttacaaacaaaaaggtacaatgactacggacgattctgaagttgtaggagaaaataacatggagtttttcaccatactctacctttttgagccggagtacacagacgatgaacttagatgcgattcgtagtagtgatgggaagttcggatcattttaccgactcggacctttgagtctcgttcagcaaaatgaccgaatcttttttcgagtcatttcgttcattttagcaaaatataattaaaatgttacatgttactaccctaacacatctactgcttacacaaacaagacaaaactataatgctataagaaaagattaattcattgtttacatgggtctttagtctatgattagttcacctcacctcttatcggacaagttttcgggtttgaatcgttcatcatgtgacagccccataagatgaacgaatgactcgaaaaaccccaagactcgaaacaggtgaactaattccagtacagaacctaataagatgttgcgcatgtgtgactgaatgaatcactccccccgagatgactcgttcttcccgagtcacattaaagatttgttcaaaatgaacgaatcgttcaagaacgacccatcactaattcgttgcatcgtgaacgcgcatcccagagcctgtgctacacgagcttttgtgcttaaaaaaatatacaaatttttatttttcaaaaaaaaagactgatcgtttcgctagataagacctttcttcctcggctgggatcgtttagagccttttgaagctgcatttaaactgcattttggaagttcaaaatcggggcaccaatgaagtccatgatatgaagaaaaatcctgaaatgctttcctcaaacacataatttctttacgactaaagacagaaagacatgaacatcttggatgacaagtgggtgagtaaattatttggaaattgttgttctggaagtggagttcttcttTAAGTCACAGTAAACCATTATTTTTCACCTTAGAAACTTAAGTAGGGTTAAATGCACATTTAGCACTGCAAATTAACACTGCAAATCCTTTAAGAGGATTAGGATACAAGTAAGACTATATTcaagacatttaaaattgtttaaacatTGTCAGCTAAGGATATCGTCTTTCAGCAGTTTTAGGCTTAATACACCTGTTAATCTGAAACAAacggaaaaaaaagtaaaaggttGTGAATTGCTAGTATGGTATTCTAAATATGAAAGGAATGCTGTTCTGCTAACCTTCCTCACGCTCTGTCCCGCTGCCTTTCTAGCTACGAAACTTTCAGGCACTCCGACTGCAGTGGCCATCTTCTGCTCAGCAGCCGACAAATTCGTAAACTGGtacaatgaaacatttatatTGAGGTATGAATACACAGCTGAGACTAAAGTATGTCAGtgacattaatacaaaatacaaacactGCTGCAGTCTATATAACTTTAAAAGTAGTTTTTAGTTAAtacacactactgtttaaagtttggggtcattaaaggcatagttcatgcaaaaatgaaaattctgtcattaatttttcaccctcatgtcgttccaaacctgtaagacctcgttcatcttcgggacacgaattaagatatttttgatgaaatctgagataTTTCTGACCCTTTCTGAACATGCGTTGAAGGCTGACACGGAAGagaggaaattgttgaataaagccattattttggttttctttgcacacaaaaactattttcataggttcataaaattaaggttgaaccactgatgtcacactgactattttattgatgtcaatactacctttctgggcctttaacatgtcagttgcattgtcgtctatgcagggtcagaaagctctcagatttcatcaaaaatatcttaatttgtgttctaaagatgaacaaatgtcttacaggtttgaaacgacatgagggtaagtaattaatgaccattttaatttttgggtgaactattcctttaagtattttttaaagaaattaatacttttatttagcaaggatgcaccgaagtgatcaaaagtgacaataaagacaataatgttacttttttttttctttctattcatcaaagaatcctaaaaaaatcatttttataatgatttctgaatgattgtGTGAAGCTGAAGACTaaattactgtatataaaatgtattaacatatttaaactgtaataatattttacaataatccagtttttgctttatttttaatcaaataaatacatcctTGATTAACATAAGCAGGTTCTTTCAAAATCAAACTGAGCCTTTTATACTGTATTGTGTAACTAAAACAGGTTTTACTTGACGAAAGCATCCCACCTGCCTAAAGTAGATCATCCAATCTGGCTTGCATTGATGCACCATGTCATATGGAGTGACCAGATACACTAAATGTAGAAAGCTATTGAGGAGCAAACCCTCCAGGCCTTTCGACAAGTCTCGGTAGAGCAGATCACAGTAGCTTAGGTCTACTGAACCTGAACAAAACAAGtacaaatttaaatggaaaacattacaaaaaggAGACTATGAAAAAACTAAGACTAGAAATGTGTATCATTTTTTAACTGGATCATATTGCCACCATGTGGTAAATCAGTAAGTATGCAGAATCCTTTCTTACTCATTAAATCCTCATGCCATACTCCGTTTTACCTTTGAATGTTGCTCTCCCAAGTCTGGTGATTTGGAGAATGGTTTGGTTGTTTAAATCAGCAGAGACTTCGATGAGGCTTTTCTGCTTCAGTGTCTCTATAGACTCCACTGTAAGATCCCACAAACTCCTCTCTGGACTGACATGAGCCTCCTGCACACTAAGCAGTGTGCCTTTCATGAAATCCCGCACTTGCTCTACAGTTGTagttatctgaaataaaaaaaaaatcatgctagtgCTTGCACATTGCACTAGACATAATTTCTCACTTATCATTACATCAAAACATTTAGCATACTTTTAGTCCAATGAGTGACAGGACGAGACTGAGGAGGCCCCTCCCTCCATCATGCAGCAGGTTACTGTAACACTTCTCCATCGGTGCAGACAGCAGTTTTTTGGCCTGCAGTAAACACATCCAGacatataatatagtataacacaatataatattcaatgaatgtgtttttttaaggaatccGTGTTCTTTACCATGGGTATATCTTTGTCCTGCAGGATTAGGATGCTCTCACCCATGGCATCAATACCTGCTCGTCCCGCTCTGCCCACCATCTGTTTGTACTGACTTCTCTTTAAAAACTCTGCAGCTACATATGGGGACCGCAGAATCACCCTGAGAAGTAGCACATTTTGGTTTGGaatcagtaggatttttaatgtttttttaaaaaaagtttcttatacacattaaggctgcattatttgatcaaacacacagaaaaacagtaatattgtgacatattattggaatttaaaataatggctttctatttgaatatactttaaaatatgtatttctgtgatgcaaagctgaattttcagcagcattactccattcttcagagtcacatgatccttcagaaatcattctaatatgctgatttattatcaatgttgaaaacagttgtgctgcttaacatttttttggaacctgtgaaacttttttcaggattcttttatgaataaaacattaaaaagaacaggatatatttgaaatacaaatctttttttttttttaacaatatacactaccattcaaaaagttggggtcagtattttttttctttctttttttgatagaaactaaaacttttattcagcaaggatgtggtaaattgataaaaactgacagtaaagacttatattgttagaaaagatgtcaattaaaaataaatgctgtacttttaaactttattcattaaagaatcttaaaaaattatcacaggtttcaaaaaaatattaagcagcacaactgtttccaacactgataagagaatcagcatatcagagtgaaggatcatgagacactgaatactggagtaatgatgttgaaaatttgaaaattcagctttgcatgacagaaataaattatattttaaaatatattaaaatacaaaactgttattttaaattgtaattatattttataatagtacagttattttctgtatttttgatttgatCAGATTTGATTTGATCACTTTCTGCGCTTTCAGCATAGGCCTAGACAAACCTGCGTGCGGGAAGGTTGATGCCAGCAGCGAGAGTAGAGGTGCAGGTGAGGAGGCAGAGCACCCCTGTGGAATAGGCCTCTTCTACCAGCTTCCTTTCATCACTGGTCAGACCGCTGTGGTGGTAGGCCAGGCCAAAGGGCACGGTCTTCTGCAGCACAGGACACAAGGATCCATTCCCACTGCTCTTCAGTTCACTAAGAAGAGTTGCTTTCTCTGTCTCCTTGTGTTTTAAAAACtccctgaaaaaaatgtatttcataaaccaatgatgacacacacacacacacacaaaatctatAAGCACTTTAAAATTATAGtccacccaaaatgaaaatcgaATGAAAGTTTTAGGTCCCGTTGACGTCCACAGTATAGTATTTTTTAGACCATAGTTAAAAAGTCAATGGGACCCAAAAtcgtttggttaccaacatccttaaaaatatcttcttttgcattccactgaagaaattaagtcatacaggtttggaatgacatgaggatgagtaaataaagacagcattttcatttttgggtaaactatcggctgaatggattcgaaaatgctaaaactcaactgtttaactctagaggagttggaaaatgagcctattttcaaaaaaagtggagtgttcctttaaggacTCTAAAGGTCTACTCACTTATTTAAATACTTGCAGATCATTCCAGCTAGATTCTCGCAGTTCTTCTTGGTGGCACAGAAAATGAGGCAGGACTGCTGAGGGATGACTTCAGTAGCCAGTGCTATGATATGGTCAGGGTCCATTTTCTGCATTCCACTGGAGTACTGAGAAAGTCCATCATAGAGAGGTTCAGTGAGCTCAGCAGATCGATATCTTATTAAGtttgtttgaaattaaaaaaaaaaaaaaaaaaattgttagaGTATGGGGTTTTGGCCATGAGAGATCATCAATACCTTAAAATCCAGAAGTCGTGAGAAACTGAAGCATGTCTCTTCCCTTGGGTCAACTTCATATATGCTGTCCTTTATTTTGACATACTCCTTCAGCTCAACCTATAGAATCACcagttatttatttgaaatggttGGTTTAATTTAAAGCCTTACTGAATCACAGTCACAGTCTTACAGGTCTGAAGCTATTGGTGTAGTTATCAGCTCTCAGGAAGGTCTGAAGATCTCCCACGTTGCCTAGTGTTGCACTCATTCCAATAATTTGGGTGGTTTCTGTGGAGAAAAAACAATGGAGTTAACATGATCTGTGATGAGTGAGGATCATACAGATAGAGTACTGCATATGTGAGTTTTTGGATACTCACTGTTCTTGTACAGAATCTTTGACAAAGTCATTTCAAGAATTGCCCCTCTGCTCCCATCACCAAGCATATGGAGCTGAAAAACATTCATTTGAAAAGcttatatacactgctgttcaatagtttgggatcagtaagatttttcatgtttttaaagacaattcttatgctcatcaaggctgcatttatataatcaaaaatgcagaaaaaacagtaatcttgtgaaatattattgcaatttaaaaaaaaatggtattgtattttaatatgctttaaaatataatttatttcagtgatgcaAAGCCAGTTTTCATCAtccgttactccagtcttcagtgtctcatgatccttcagaaatcattctgatttattaacaatatgatgatttattatcaatggtggaaacagtttttgcttaatatttatttggaacctgttatacttttttcatgattctttgataaagaaaaagtaaaaaagaacagcatttattcagaatagaaaccttttctaacaatataaggttttaccatcactttttattaatttaacacattcttgcagaacaaaattattaatttactaaaccccaaacatttgaacagtagtgtataatattacaaaatattctttttttaaataaatgctgttattttatactttttattcatcaagtaatcctgaaaaaagtatcacatattacaaattaatattaagcaaaaactgtttccaacactgaaaataaatcagcatattagaatgatttatgaaggatcgtgtgacacagAAAAGCAGAACATTCAGCaatgcattacaggaataaattattaataaattatacattttaataaatgatcattttaaagtatattaaaatagtaaactattattttaaattgcaataatatttattttttttctgtatgtgtgatcaaacaaatgcaacttttataagcataagagacttttttttaaaaatcatgaaaaatctttctgatcccaaacttttgaacggtagtgtacactacttctttttttttttttttttaagaaattaatacttttattcagcaaagacgcattcaaatgatcacaaatggcagataaacttttaaattgtttcaaaaaaatatatttcaaataaattctgctgaatccttaaaaaatccacaataatttaaagctgcacagctgttttcaacatttacaataagaaaaaatcagcaaattagaatgatttctgatggattatgtgatactaaagactaaagaaaaattcagctttgtcataacacaaataaattacattctaaaatatgttataattgacaaaaattattttaatttgtaataatattttacaatattactgtttttactgtatttgttgtCAAATAAAGGCAGCCTTGGCAAGCATAATATGGTGAGACTTCTttcaagaacattaaaaaaatgttaccgACCCCAGACTTTTTggtacaaaaaacaaaactgaaacacAATAGAAagcataatttaataataataataaaagtttgtgttacATACCTCATCCACAACAACCAGACCAATATTGTCTAGACGGTCATTTTCGATCAGTGAGTTGACAAGGCTGTGTCCTTTCTCAATAGTTGTGATGTACAGAGAGTTTTTACTTCGTCTCTTGACCGGAGGAAACTTCCCTTTACTGCCAGCATACTCCTCAACCATGAAGTCCAACTCAATTCCAAAGCCAGATAACCCTCGAACCTAAAGGCAAATGAGTAAGTTATCAATACAGTAATAATTATTGCCTGAATGTTTAGATAACGCATAAATAAGACATACCTTTTCCTGAACCAAGGATATATACGGCAAAATAAGCAGTGCATCTTTCCTTTTACACAAGAGCTCTTTAAATATAAGAATCTCTGCCACTAGAGTCTTTCCTCCACTTGTTGGTAAAGAATAAATGAGATTTCTCCTTTGCTGCACCGAATCCAGGCTCAAACATGTCTTCTGCCACTCTGAAATCAAAAGAGAATAGAAAATAAGAGGATAACACTGATCTACCAAAACTGAAACGGAAAGCATGTGAAACACTTACCATACAAGTCCTTGATTCCTTTTAATCTTGAAATAAGGTCTTTTACTTTGGATGGGAGACCAAAAAAAGGCCCCAGGTCTTGCTCAGCTGACATGGACTCCATGGCCTGCATGGCGAAACTCATTTCTTCCGTCATCACGGCTTCCTTTTGTTGAACCGTCTTGGAGACAGTACTGGATGTTGCTGCATTGTCTATTAGTACTTTCTTAAGATGATCTTTCATGCTTCTTCTGGCCTTTGGGGGCGGCTTGTTGACATTGAGATCTGCATGATTGACCGCTGACTTGAGATTCGTCAAATCAGGGGTAGAGGTGTTATGTACACCCCTGGAAGAGCTTTCGTGTGGTGTCATGACAGCTCTTTGAAATTCAAGTTGAGAGCTCGGCAAAGCTCTAGGTGGCGAGTCTCTGAAATCCTCTGCTAAGATTGAGTCTGAAAGATCATCCTCACATGCGTTCGGAGTCTGCTGGTCGTGACACTGCCTCATCTGGAGCTCCACGTCTTCAAGCTTAGCCAGAAAGGAGCTGTCACCCACAATGCTGTCATAACCTTCAAATAAGTCCTCATTGTCACTGCAGCACTGGATATGAAAAGAAACACCAATGACATGCTTGAAatcaatgtaaatgttttaatgaaagtAAGAAGGGGCTGCTTACCAGCTCTGTGTCTTTATTCTCACTCATGTCTTGAGTACAAGTGTGTTCTTCGACAGTAGAGCATGTTTCTGAGGTGAAACTTGACCGCTTCTTGGCTGGAGTGATGTGACTTCTCATGCCATCCCTCGATCTCTTCCTTGAAGATGAAGTGTTGCGCTTAACCACAATCTCGTGCATATGGTTGTCAGTAAACATTACTACTGTAAAGGCTCTACACACTGATATAACAGCATTGCGTGATAATACTGACGAAGGGACAGTAACTGACAACAACCAAAAGAAAGCACCGAAGTTGTTATTCATCCATTGCCAAATCTGTGTGGAATGCTATTTATCCTTAGACAGTCAGTCCATCAAAACTCTTacaaaacaaccaaataaacgttattattacacaaaataacattaaaatagtgaGCGGTCACACACTAACCGATGTTTATCCAAATAACGAGGACTTTCGAAAAGACAACTGATGGAGATGACCAATGGGAGTTCGCCTTTGGACCACGTGACTGTTAAAACGCAAAATGGTAAAGGTGAAGACAGATAAAAGTCCCTTCTGTCATCCACAGAAATCAGTGTTGGCGACTTATTTTCAGGTAAAGTTGGTAAAGACACGTCGTTTTGTTATAAATGTTGCTAAATGACGTTGTGACATGATTGGATGGTGATGTAACCATGATGCAAAACTGCATCATTGCATAGAATACACAAAGAAATTACTCAAATCTCAGCAAAGAATAGAATTCATTTagatttgtttgtaaaaaataatataaacatttaatattaattatttgtaaaagtaATAGACATATAAAcgcatttttattacatatttttttattttttttttaaataaaacattacatttttgaaaagttaattatttttgaacaattacattttatgtattttctaaataattagTCAAACtacacatttttacaattatagcAGTGTATTGGTCGCAAGTtaaataacacacaccaagAGAAGTCCATAAAATTATGGCACAGTGTACTGTGTTaatatgaaggaattttctgTATTAACTTTTCACCAGCGTTTTGTCTGCATGCgccaaatacattttttaaacatttgttgcTAGgtgcttttacaaaaaaaattaaaaaaaaataaaaataaagaaaagaaatgttGCTAGTGTAGTCAGAAAAGTTGCCAAATCTAGCaacaaaattgttaaattaacaGTATGATTCGAATAAACACTtcagaaaatgctaaaaaaagctaaaaactataaaacttcaaaagctttttatataaatcccatatttgtgaccctggaccacaaaaccagtcttaagtcgctggggtttatttgtaggaatagccaaaaatacattgtatgggtcaaaattattgatttttcttttatggcaaaaatcattaggatattaagtaaagatcatgttccattaagatattttgtaaaattcctactgtacatgtgtgaaaacttaatttttgattagtaatatacattgttaagaattgtatttggacaactttaaaggcgattttctcaatctttagatttttttgcaccctcagattccagatttttagttgttgtatctcgaccaaatattgtcttatcctaacaaaccatacatcaatgaaaagcttatttattcagctttcagatgatgtataaatttcagttttgaaaaattgacccttatgactggttttgtgatccaaggtcacattttattttatttttcatttttcactgaTTTCTAATTATTGAAACGTCTTTTCAAAAGACACAAAAGTTGATTGCAATGTTTTCAAGAATGCAAAATGACCCATACACTtgtaaaatcaataaaactACAAAAGCTTGTAAGACAAatcttgtattattttataatatttggtttttattatttaccatTGAATCTTTATCAGAGAATTTTTCTACAACTAAAACTGTTAAaccaaaacaactaaaaaaagtttttgaatgcatttaaatgttctCATTCAAAAAAAGTCGCTCAAGAATCCAGAACGATCCataaaatctacaaaatattattattattttttaaattattattaaaatattatttaattttatttaccatTGATTCTTcatctgtgaaatattatataaatgatcACTTATTATATATCAATAACTAAAAACGTTttccaaatgtatttaaacGTCCTCTGATTGCGAGTTTTTCAAGGATGCAAAATCTAAAGCTTTTTAtacaaattgttattattttatttgtatttaccTCTGTACTTTTATCTATtctattatttaatatgtaaatgcactatttatttaaagagaaaATATTTAACGATTTTCATTTTGAAGCAA encodes:
- the helq gene encoding helicase POLQ-like isoform X2 encodes the protein MRSHITPAKKRSSFTSETCSTVEEHTCTQDMSENKDTELCCSDNEDLFEGYDSIVGDSSFLAKLEDVELQMRQCHDQQTPNACEDDLSDSILAEDFRDSPPRALPSSQLEFQRAVMTPHESSSRGVHNTSTPDLTNLKSAVNHADLNVNKPPPKARRSMKDHLKKVLIDNAATSSTVSKTVQQKEAVMTEEMSFAMQAMESMSAEQDLGPFFGLPSKVKDLISRLKGIKDLYEWQKTCLSLDSVQQRRNLIYSLPTSGGKTLVAEILIFKELLCKRKDALLILPYISLVQEKVRGLSGFGIELDFMVEEYAGSKGKFPPVKRRSKNSLYITTIEKGHSLVNSLIENDRLDNIGLVVVDELHMLGDGSRGAILEMTLSKILYKNKTTQIIGMSATLGNVGDLQTFLRADNYTNSFRPVELKEYVKIKDSIYEVDPREETCFSFSRLLDFKYSSGMQKMDPDHIIALATEVIPQQSCLIFCATKKNCENLAGMICKYLNKEFLKHKETEKATLLSELKSSGNGSLCPVLQKTVPFGLAYHHSGLTSDERKLVEEAYSTGVLCLLTCTSTLAAGINLPARRVILRSPYVAAEFLKRSQYKQMVGRAGRAGIDAMGESILILQDKDIPMAKKLLSAPMEKCYSNLLHDGGRGLLSLVLSLIGLKITTTVEQVRDFMKGTLLSVQEAHVSPERSLWDLTVESIETLKQKSLIEVSADLNNQTILQITRLGRATFKGSVDLSYCDLLYRDLSKGLEGLLLNSFLHLVYLVTPYDMVHQCKPDWMIYFRQFTNLSAAEQKMATAVGVPESFVARKAAGQSVRKSVDIVVVNRLYLALVLYSLLKETNLWNVSDKFQLTRGFVQSLLSSASAFGSSVLHFTEELEEFWAYKALLSELTRRLTYCVQAELIPLMEVAGVMEHRAKQLYNAGYKTLAHLANADPKILVKTIENLFTRQANQIIASAKMLIKEKAEALQEEVDDLLMLPSDIPSL
- the helq gene encoding helicase POLQ-like isoform X1 is translated as MNNNFGAFFWLLSVTVPSSVLSRNAVISVCRAFTVVMFTDNHMHEIVVKRNTSSSRKRSRDGMRSHITPAKKRSSFTSETCSTVEEHTCTQDMSENKDTELCCSDNEDLFEGYDSIVGDSSFLAKLEDVELQMRQCHDQQTPNACEDDLSDSILAEDFRDSPPRALPSSQLEFQRAVMTPHESSSRGVHNTSTPDLTNLKSAVNHADLNVNKPPPKARRSMKDHLKKVLIDNAATSSTVSKTVQQKEAVMTEEMSFAMQAMESMSAEQDLGPFFGLPSKVKDLISRLKGIKDLYEWQKTCLSLDSVQQRRNLIYSLPTSGGKTLVAEILIFKELLCKRKDALLILPYISLVQEKVRGLSGFGIELDFMVEEYAGSKGKFPPVKRRSKNSLYITTIEKGHSLVNSLIENDRLDNIGLVVVDELHMLGDGSRGAILEMTLSKILYKNKTTQIIGMSATLGNVGDLQTFLRADNYTNSFRPVELKEYVKIKDSIYEVDPREETCFSFSRLLDFKYSSGMQKMDPDHIIALATEVIPQQSCLIFCATKKNCENLAGMICKYLNKEFLKHKETEKATLLSELKSSGNGSLCPVLQKTVPFGLAYHHSGLTSDERKLVEEAYSTGVLCLLTCTSTLAAGINLPARRVILRSPYVAAEFLKRSQYKQMVGRAGRAGIDAMGESILILQDKDIPMAKKLLSAPMEKCYSNLLHDGGRGLLSLVLSLIGLKITTTVEQVRDFMKGTLLSVQEAHVSPERSLWDLTVESIETLKQKSLIEVSADLNNQTILQITRLGRATFKGSVDLSYCDLLYRDLSKGLEGLLLNSFLHLVYLVTPYDMVHQCKPDWMIYFRQFTNLSAAEQKMATAVGVPESFVARKAAGQSVRKSVDIVVVNRLYLALVLYSLLKETNLWNVSDKFQLTRGFVQSLLSSASAFGSSVLHFTEELEEFWAYKALLSELTRRLTYCVQAELIPLMEVAGVMEHRAKQLYNAGYKTLAHLANADPKILVKTIENLFTRQANQIIASAKMLIKEKAEALQEEVDDLLMLPSDIPSL